In Mixophyes fleayi isolate aMixFle1 chromosome 11, aMixFle1.hap1, whole genome shotgun sequence, one DNA window encodes the following:
- the LOC142107813 gene encoding indolethylamine N-methyltransferase-like, translating to MDCTSHKFYHEDEFDSRMCVDMYFSDKPDMVFADDVLKFPMEKLHQTFSAGEIKGDTLIDISFGSFIHHLHSACDFFKTIYSLKFSEKCIMELSRWLNTCTGALDWNHTLSYATALEGNSDQSEDKAIRLKTAIKQIVQCDTEKENITDPVVLPQADCVISAWVLEHISKNQDDYIRYLNKIIKCLKPGGNLILFALLNATYFTVGQDRFHVLNYDENFIRKVLTREGLIVNHCEVHKRTSLSDLADYKSILFITAHKEQ from the exons ATGGATTGTACATCCCATAAGTTCTATCATGAAGACGAGTTTGATTCTAGAATGTGTGTGGACATGTATTTTTCAGATAAACCAGACATGGTCTTTGCAGATGATGTATTGAAATTTCCCATGGAGAAACTTCACCAGACTTTCAGTGCAG GTGAAATTAAAGGAGACACTTTGATTGATATCAGTTTTGGTTCCTTTATCCACCATCTCCATTCAGcctgtgatttttttaaaactatctATTCATTAAAATTCAGTGAGAAATGCATTATGGAACTGAGCCGATGGCTGAACACATGCACAGGAGCGCTTGATTGGAATCACACATTATCATACGCTACAGCGTTAGAAGGAAACAG TGACCAAAGTGAGGACAAAGCAATAAGGTTGAAGACGGCGATAAAGCAGATTGTGCAATGTGACACTGAGAAGGAAAATATCACAGACCCGGTGGTGCTACCACAAGCCGATTGTGTGATCAGTGCATGGGTGCTGGAGCACATCAGCAAAAACCAAGATGATTACATCAGATATCTGAACAAAATTATAAAGTGTCTaaaacctggaggaaacctgATATTATTTGCACTTTTAAATGCAACTTATTTCACGGTTGGACAGGACAGGTTCCATGTTTTGAATTATGATGAGAACTTTATAAGAAAAGTTCTCACCAGAGAAGGGCTTATTGTTAATCACTGTGAAGTTCACAAAAGAACATCATTGAGTGACCTTGCTGATTATAAGTCCATTTTATTTATCACAGCTCACAAAGAGCAATAA